GAATTGTTTTCATTAATCCGTCAAGTGTTTATTTAGTGCCTAGTATGTTTCAGCCACTATTCTAAGCGTCaaggatatagcagtgaactAATAAGCAGACTAAAATCTCTGGTTCTTGGAGCTTACATTGTAGTGAGGGGAGGATAGaccaaagggaaaaaacccaaaataaaaaacatgtaaaatatatggAGTGGTAAGatcaatggagaaaaataaccAGGCAAGAGGAACTCGGAGTGCCTGTAGAAGTATGGTGGGTGATGTGGTGGGGGTGTACGCAGGGGAGCCCCCTCACTAAGAAGAGGAAACTTGAAGGGCAAGCCATTCAAAAAATACCAGGTGTACACAAAAATCTGTGTGGGAAGTTACTTATCCCAATGGTATTTATAGTAGTGGAAAGTAAGAAACAGCCTGAGTCCTAACAAGAGAGAAATAGGTAAGTTATGGTATAGCTACATGAGAATACTATAGTACCTTTTAGAATTGttgctgaaaaatatttaatgccaTAAGAAAAAGCTCAATATATACATGCTACATAACCACACACCCAAAGTTAAAACAGCAGTATACAAAACAGTTTATACTGTATGAGGctaaacatataaaagaaaaagtataaagtcTGTGCACCCaactgtaaaaattataaaaatgattatttccGGGTAGTTTCTATTGTTGTGATTTTTGGTAGTTTCCTATTCTACAGTGAATATATATTGCCTTTgtgggaagaaattaaagagcttCCCAGATAATGAATTTACTGTCAGCAAAGTCCCTATTATATTACATTCACTCTGATGAATCATGACTATTTTACTAACACAGTTATATGATCTGATCTTAGGTGGCTTCTGTGGTCTCATTTTCATACTCCCTTTTTTCTACAGGTTTGGTGTTTATGTTCCTCTCTGCTGTTTCCACCAAGATAGTAGAGCTCATCTTCTTCTTGCAGACTATAACTACATGGTTCAGCACCAGGCGGTAGAGGAGAGTGCCTCGACTGTGGGTGGCTTGGCCAAGTCCAAAGACTTCCTCTCCTTATTGCTGGAGTCTCTAAAAGAACAGTTTAATAATGCCACACCCATCcccagccacagctgccccctgtCTCCAGACCTCATTCGCAATGAAGTAGAATGTCTGAAAGCAGATTTCAACCACAGAATCAAGGAAGTTCTCTTCAACTCTCTCTTCAGTGCCTACTATGTTGCATTTCTCCCCCTGTGTTTTGTGAAGGTAAGTGGTTACTTGCTTttatgtgcttcctggatttgtgtGTGAATGACATAAACTGGgtatttcttatttaatcccCCTTTTCTCTGTCTCCCCTTTGGCAGCCTGGATGGTGGAGTTCGGCTGCATCTGGAGTGCACTAATACCTGGTTGGTGGATAGATATTTCCATATCTGTGATGCACCCGTGGTGgtcccctctttttttcttttctttcttctttttttttaagatttttttttccacccagTTTCTGGGGAGGATAAACTTGTACTTAGAATCCATATGTGGTAGCTTAAGAGGACTGAGGTTTCAGTAAAATTCAGCCTACCATGGTTGATCTTATCATGGTTATCACGAGTTTCCTTGAATTTAATCTAACCTTTAAACTTTACtttagtagaaaagaaaaatggtctgGATGTCACTTGGGCCCAAAATCTTTTGGGTCATTTCAGTGCCCTTCCTTCACCCATTGAGAAGCATATCTGCAGCTGGAGTGGTCATTCGCAGAGAGCATTCACTTCTAGAAAGGAAGCACTTAAAGTATAATCGCCTCTCCCTCCCAACCCTAACTCATACAGCCAGAAAGTCAGGTTGAAGGATTTTGGAGGACTCTGCTCTTGAACTTTCTGCACAGACAGGAGGACAACAAATGCATGGGTGACTCAGAGTGGCATTTGTCTGCAGGGTGTATGTACACGCACCATCCCTGCCTTCTTGCTCACCAGTACATggatcatttctctctcttctgatcTCTTCCAGAGTACCCAGTACTATGACATGCGCTGGTCATGTGAGCACCTCATTATGGTGTGGATCAATGCTTTTGTCATGCTCACCACACAACTGCTGCCATCCAAATACTGTGATTTGCTACATAAATCAGCTGCTCACCTGGGCAAGTGGCAGAAGCTTGAACATGGGTCCTACAGCAATGCTCCACAGCACATGTAAGTAGGTTAGAGGATAAAACCATTTAACACCTTTTTACATGCTGCTGATCATGTTTATTTGCTTTGTATGTCACTCTTGTTCTTGGCTTTGAACACTTAAGTTTTAGTTTTTGTCTACGTGGGTGCTTATCATCCCTCTAAACTGAACGCAGGGGATATTAACTCATTTCCACCACCATCCCCAGTCCCTCCTTAAATGCCTCCTACCTTTCAACTACCCAGTCACTCTAGAATGTGTAATTTATTTCCCAAGCTATAATCTTGGAGTTTTCTTTTCAGTCCTAACCCTTTGCccaaattcaaagagtcatgacatatttttaattttctttagaagACTGTGAGATTCATCTTCTCATCTTCATTGCCACAGCTGAATAGCTGCTAGATAATTGTCTTATACTTAGGCAGCTGGAATTTGCTTctctcatcttttctttctaataaatgtaaatttgtacTAGTGATTTTCCTAGCccgcattttatttgtttatttatttttgctttttgggttttttgttttgttgttgttgttttagccTGCATCTTTAATTGTCCTAAGTGAGTTCTTTCTGAGTATTCCTCTCATTGTGTCCCCCTATTAGTCATTTCTCTGCATGATCCCTGTGGTCCAGAATAACTGACTTTAGAACCCTTTTATTCACTTGCTTCTGAGCCTTTCATCATGCCTCTCAGACCTGGACCATCTTCATCTTCCTTTTATAATTTGAACATTTCACAAATTTCATCACCTAGAAATTCTTTCCTAATTAAGGGGGACAGATTGAGGTGAcattcccttccccctccccctcagagTGCTCCCTTCAATTATTTGCCTTGATGTCTGATACAGATTAGCACAGGCCTTCAAGCCCAGGAACTGAAAGAGATTGGGCCAGGCTGAAAAGAAACCCGACTGTGGGCAAAGGacaaatttcaataaaaattgaaaatacaatCCACAGTACTAGTACTGTACATCTTCAGGCTCCTGATGGCACATGGCCATGAGGTGTATCATCATTTTAATGCTGGTAAGTGTGAGCAAGGCCGACGGAACATTTTCTGAACTGGGAAAGCTTCAGGgtgctagaattttttttttctttaacatatttaaaatgctgTCCCAGTTCTTACCCTAGGAAACTAACCTTTCCAAAATCAGGAAGAGATGAATtaacttagattttttaaaaagcttaaccTGAagatccccatccccaccccaactccATTACGTTGGTGCTGGAAAGAATGAAGCTTCTTCCATAACTTCTTTTTCCTAGAGAAACCTctataaaaaaaaaccaagaaagtgGTAAAAAGAAAAGTCTGTGTGTCGGTAccttgtgtgtctctgtgttctTCTGTATAGCTTCTCACATATATGAAGCATTTGAAGTGTGTGATAAATGAATAGATTTTCTGTAGCTTTTTGGGATGTAATTCTGCAGTAAATGTCATGCTAGTTTGATAATGTGTGAATTTCTCCACTACTCTTACTACCATCCACTCTCTCTCCTTGTTTGTTCCCTCTAGCATTTCCACCAATAGACTCTACTCACTTGGGATTGAGGTGACAGTCCACCTGCTTACACTGGATTTTCTGGCTCATAGATGCCTTCCTTACACGTTTACTTCTGCTTGTTCTCCTAAGCCTCTTAAGTCCTTTGACACTGAGTTAACTTTGCAGTTTCTCTCTACTATATAGCAATGAAGTTATAATAAATCCTTTTTGACTGCTTCCAGTTTGACCATGGAATTACTGTATTTTCAGAATTCAGGCAGATGAAGCCTTGAATACTTAATCCTTTCCATAGAAGTATAGCTGGCCTTGCCAGACACTGTCTTATCTGTAATTGCCAATAGGCTAACATTGCATTTCTTTCTCCCTTAGTTGGTCAGAAAATACAATATGGCCTCAAGGGGTGCTGGTGCGACACAGCAGGTGCTTATATAGAGCCATGGGGCCTTACAACGTGGCAGTGCCTTCAGACGTATCCCATGCCCGCTTTTATGCAAGTACAGcttatttcttttcaaacataAGCTTAGGAGTAAGTGTTAGGAGGTTACTCTGTGTGTAAGCATCTAGCACAGTGTGTAGCACATACTAGGAAATTAAGACAGGGTAATTATTTTACTACTATAATGGCCTCTGTCCTTTGGAAATATCTTCTGAAAGGCAGATTGAAGGTGAAAATACctatttctcaattttaatagCTTGACTGATTTCTCTAGTTACATTGGAATTTGTTGAGTCTAGTATTACTTGAAACAAGTACACAGTTATTTAAGACttccatttttaatcttacaactTTTATTTGCAGTAGTTTGGTTTAGTGGTGTCCTTATTATAATATATCTGTGTATCCTTAAGCAATATTTAATATAGTAATAAtgtgatggttttattttttggtatttgtCATATGTATCATCTCCTTAAAATACTTTGACTTCCCCTTTGAAACTCAGGCAAATGCCATGATCTGTGGCCTTTTACCTTCTCttggattaaaaggaaaaaaggcttaaaagtttaaaaggaaaaagcagtAGACACCCACTAAATCCAGCTTCTGTTCCATTTGAATTTACACCTTGGGTTATATTCTATTTGATCTTTCACTTTTCCAGAAATTCTGGCTCTAGGAGGCAAAAGTATTTACTTATAAGAGAAAGGCCAGCTGATTGatgggagaggggaaaagaaggtACATGCAGGGAACTGTTTTTAGTAAAAATGTACATAGTGCAGTGCATTGCCTTTGAATGGAGAGcatattctgaaaaagaattggagattttatttattttttagatgcttgaatccctttctccctcccatcACTCCCAGTTCCTTATGAGGGTACTTGGATTTCCTGGTTCTGCGGGCGTTTGCTACTAAGGGCCTTTTAATTAAATACTGGAAACTTGCATCAGGGTGGGATGCTTATAAATAATATGGTAGGGGAGGGTGGGGCAAGGTGAAAGGCCTTTGAATGAGGGAAATACCGTAATCTCCTAGACTCCTGTGGGATTGCCTTAAGATGGAGGAGTGGACTTAGGTTACAACTACATAAGCATTTGGTTTCTACACAGAATATTTAATTCAGCCAGCTGAGTTCCACAGGCCATTAAGGACATCTGTTGGCTCTTGCAGTCCCCTGGAAACCTACAGTAACCAGatagtttattaaaattttctgcttgAAATATAAGTATTTTCCTTGCTAGTGTTGGACAGCTGAAGAATCAGGTGGAATCCATAGAAGAAAGATTAAGGAAATTAACTTGTTACTGATTTTGCGTGACCTAAgtaaatcagtgcttctcaaagtggtCGTTGGGTCACTTAGAGTCAGAATCTCTGAAGGATCCTAGGAATTTGCAGCATTTGCATATTTGGAAATGATTCTTAGGCACACTGTTCAAGAACACTCACTTAAAATGTGCCTATTACCTGTAGCTCTGGCTGTCCTCACATTTTTACTCTTTCAGTTTATAGCTTACTTGCACATttaattataattgttataattgCCACAGAATCTGAaattgcctaattttttttttagaatgttaaTTCTGAGCCAATTTTATACATGATATTACTGGATATCATGTAATAAAACCCAGGTAAACATGTTCTTCCTCCCGCAGAAGGATCCTGAGAACCCAGTTACCTTTCAGAGCTGTCATGATGATTTGGTTTATTCTCAGATTCGAGTCCTGAGGTCTAAATTATTCTTTTAGATCTGATATACTACCATTATCACAGCTTGCATTCTTTGACCTCTATCTTCCTAttcataatacatttttattagtcAACCGGGATTTAGCCTCTTAGACTGAAGAATTTGGTGGGAATGAAAACAGGTCTGTTTTTAGCCAAACTCTAATTCTGActaatttttccctccttcctcattGTTCTGTCTTTGTTCACCCTACTCATCAATACCcagaaaaactgaacaaaataaaacagacagcATGGTGGGtaacagtttaagaaaaaaattaagaaattactgTATTGATATTTCAACTTATATTACCACTGCTCCCTGCAGACTTGTCTAGTGTAGGTGTTTATGTCTTAGACCAGCCCACAAACTAAcaatgatttttgtatttttaagcgGTTACATTTTAAGTGGTTATGAGTTACCTACATATAATATCCTCGGTTTTTGTCTCTTGACTTGAGAGTCTAAAATATTTCCCACTTGGTCCTTTATCCAGCCCCTGtcttagataaataaatatacttttggttatctcaaataaaatatatacctaaGATAAAATCTAGGAAAAATTTTTGAGGCAGAGTTCTTTTGGATATAATCCCTTTTCATGTCTCAGGgtgttgaaataaaatgtatttcattattACTTGAGCAAAAAAGAAAGGGTTTGGGTCTCTATAGCAAGAAATAGCCTGATTGATACTCAATAAGCAGATCTGCTTGTTAGTGCACATAGGAGCCTGTAAATATGAaatgattttagaagaaaaatgtgaGAATAACTGCAGTCTTTTCTATGAaataacattttgctttttaacttccTTACAGTTCCTGTTTCATCGTCCATTAAGGCTGTTAAATCTGCTTATCCTTATTGAGGGCAGTGTTGTCTTCTACCAGCTCTATTCCTTGCTGCGGTCGGAGAAGTGGAACCATACACTTTCCATGGCTCTCATCCTCTTCTGCAACTACTATGTTTTATTTAAGCTCCTCCGGGACAGAATAGTATTAGGCAGGGCATACTCCTATCCACTCAATAATTATGAACTCAAGGCAAACTAAGCTGCCTCTCAACAGTGAGGGAGAactcagataaaaatattttcatacgttctatttttttcttgcgatttttataaatatttaagatattttatattttgtatactaTTATGTTTTGAAAGGTGGGGAGGGCAAGGGACATTAAATGTATCCATAAACAAGATGATGTGATCTTTCCTGTGTTAGTATATCTGAATAATATACAGAGGAGAGGTGTGCCTCTCCAGTAAAGAGATTGATTTGTTTGTATGGCTCTGGAATAACTTATTCACTTATGAACACATCTCATATATCACTTGACACAGTACCTTTTGTGTGTCTACTTTCCTTCTAGTCTTTCTCATTATCTTTAGTCCTTAGCTGGCCTTATTGCTACAGAAAGAGATCAGTGGAGTTGCTTGACAGCactcattgtctttttttttctgattggcaGATAGTATTGGAATGCATGGGGCAAAAGTGGGTTTTCGTCCTGGTGGGGTTCTCTTTGCTGCCTACTGGGAGGAAGCATTTCTAAGGTAGGAACTCAGCGTTCTGTCTGCCGTATGACATTTAAATACACTTTTGTGTGAGCTCTTACCCTGAAACAGGGTATTGTTCTCATTTTCCCtgttctttcacttcttttgcttgtaaagattttccttttattgttagCTGTTTTGAAAGAATACTTTTTAGGACAGAATAGAGTGCCCAAACTTATGAAGGAGCTGGTGTGTGACTAGATCAGTGGGAGAAGATGAGCACATATCCCCTGGGCTGGGATCTGGGCAGGTTGAAGACACCAAGTTACTGGAGGAATGGATGCAGTCTAGCAGCAACTCTGCTACAGAGGCATGTTTAGAGTTACCAGCAGAAGTGAAATATGAGAATTTACTTTTTTGTCCTCAGGTAGTTTGATCTGTGTGTGTTTTGAATTTCATACTCCAGAGCCTTCATGTCTGTGAGCATTAACCCCTTTCAGTCCATTTTCTTGAGAGGTGATATACTTAGTCAGTTGATGTCACTAGTCATCTGAATTTCTGAGGCCTTGTCTTGAGAGCCTGAAATATATTCTCATGTGTTTTCTATGCTCACTTTGGCTTTTTTACACTGAAACACAATATGActtatgaagtaaaaaaaaaaaaaaaaatcaggtaattCATAAACTGGCTCTGAAAACAGTTCTTGCAGAAGAGTTCCCAACAGGTTTTCAGCAAAGGCATCATTGTGAGGAGTAGGTGTGTGTACAGCTACCCAAGGTGACTACTATGTGTAACTattgtttccttaaatattttgatggatacactttttttttttaaagttacgtAATTTGGCAGTCAATATGAGtgtattcagtcattcaacaaatacgtgTTGGCCACCAGGCACTATTTTATGcactggggatatagcagtgagtgagaaaagcaaaggCCCTACCTCAAGAGCTTACcatgtggggggcggggggtgcaaAATATGCTGTAAACAAACATATAATTTAATGTCTCCTGGTAGTAGCAATAGGTGTGGTAAAGCgaaaactaaaaacagatcaAGGAAATAGAAAGTGCTAGGAATGGCATTGCTAgaaggcatcttttttttttttttttaataaatttatttatttatttatttttggctgtgctgggtcttcgttgctgcgcctgggttttctctagttgcggcaagtgggggctactcttcgctgcggtgcgtgggcttctcattgcagtggcttctcttgttgcggagcacgggctctaggcatgcgggcttcagtagttgtggctcacgggctctagagcgcaggctcagcagtgtggcgcatgggcttaattgctccgcggcatgtgggatcttcctggaccagggctcgagcccgtatcccctgcattggcaggcagattcttaaccactgtgccaccagggaagtccctagaaggcATCTTCGAGGAGATGATTTCTGAGCAAAGATCAGATGAAGCAAGACTGAGGAGAAGTCCATGTTACAGTAACAGCAAAGTGAGTGCCCTCAGGTGGGAATAATTTTGGTACATTGGAAAAATAACAAGATAACCAGTGTGCTGGTTGTTTTTGTAAAGTGGTTCAGCCTAAATATGGTGGTTCTTGAGTGGGGAAAGGTGGGAAAGCTGCCATCTCAATATTCTTTCCTGAGGGTCTTGAAGATATGCTTCTTTTGACTAATATTTTGGTGAGATTACTTGACAGCTAAGAGCAAAATGGGTGGCCTGGGCATAAAGATGTCTCATCACGATGGCCCCAGATTGGTTCTGTCATTGAAAAGTAGCCCAGATAACTGGGCTAATAATAGACTAGTCTATTATTATTAGAGATAATAGACTAGTCTttacacgcaggctcagcggccatggctcacaggcccagccgctccgcggcatgtgggatcttcccggaccggggcacaaacctgtgtcccctgcatcagcaggcggactctcaaccactgcgccaccagggaagcccaatagacTAGTCTTGAAAGCTGATATGATTCCCCCTTCTGGTTTGACCTGTCTTGGCCATATTCTAAAGTAGTAGCACAGGAGGACCAGATGCCAACCTGGCcaaacaaatgagtgaatataataaataaaaattaattttgactaAAGGAATTGCAAAATGCCCCCCCTTCTCCTTCCAGATATGACAGCATCAGGGAGATAAAACCCTTTGGTTCATCATGCTTCTACTCATTTTAGCTGACATTTGTAGGTGCCACATTCAGATGGGGGAGAGAAGAATTACTAGTTACCTGTGTATCCTATTACTTAGGAATCATGTGATATAAAGGACACCATCTTTGTTTAGTGATAGGGGGAGATGCATGCCCGTTAAAGAATGGCCTTTTTTTTGTAATTGTTAAATATTGGGAAATGGTATGTGGAAAAAATGGTATAGCAAAAGATCAGTTAGGTGAACTTGGGAtactggaaaaggaaagaagttgcTTGACCAGTTGTCTGGGTGGCTTAAGGTGAGTAAATGTGTCAAGAGTAGAGGAGGGTAGTTCACAGGCATTATTAGCATGATGGAAACGTTCCTCAATATCCTGTTTACTCTGATTCCATGTTTTATTCCCTAAGctgctttccctcccctccctatcAATTACCTCCACACCACCCCTCTCATTTCTATTTACTGAGCAATTACTATGTGCTAGATGCTGCTGAGTGCCAGAGATACTCATGTTCAGAGTGCATTTACTAGAaggcaaaaaagtaaataattgtaACACAAATGTGCTCAGTCAAGGAAGTATATGCAAGAGACAGAATTAATGCAGGAAAATGATCAACTTTGCTGGGAAGCTGCAGTGTCAGGGAATGCCTCACTGCATCAGTAACACACATGATGCATTTTGAAGCAGCACTAGTTTACCACAgagatgagagagggagggagggctcaTGCAGTGGGAACAGAAGAGGCAAAAACTCGCATAGACTTGCACTAAGTTTTTAACTAATAGTTCAATAATGCTAAAGAGCTAGGCAAGGAATAGATTACAGAGGGACTCGAGTTCCACATTAAGTGGTTTGGATTTTTATTACCTTGTAGGTCACAGATTGTCAAAGGAGTGATCCTTGGGCACTGCATCAGATCTACTAAGTCAGAATCTTGAGGGTGAAGCCCAGTAATACATATTTTCCACAAGTACTTCAGGTAATTCTTAAGTGGACAGAAGGCTGGGGACTTTTGTAGACAGAAGCTATCTAATGAGAGATTTTAAGCCGAGGACTTAACGATGACCCAAAGAGTTCTCAGGTCAAGGGTTCTGGAAGTGTAATTtttggaccagcagcattggcatcacctaactgggaacttgttagaaatgggAATTTTCAAGCCCTAACCCAAACCTAACAGTCAGAAACTCTGGATGA
This Phocoena sinus isolate mPhoSin1 chromosome 4, mPhoSin1.pri, whole genome shotgun sequence DNA region includes the following protein-coding sequences:
- the TMEM39A gene encoding transmembrane protein 39A isoform X1 → MPGGRRGPSRQQLSRSALPSLQTLVGGGCGNGTGLRNRNGSAIGLPVPPITALITPGPVRHCQIPDLPVDGSLLFEFLFFIYLLVALFIQYINIYKTVWWYPYNHPASCTSLNFHLIDYHLAAFITVMLARRLVWALISEATKAGAASMIHYMVLISARLVLLTLCGWVLCWTLVNLFRSHSVLNLLFLGYPFGVYVPLCCFHQDSRAHLLLADYNYMVQHQAVEESASTVGGLAKSKDFLSLLLESLKEQFNNATPIPSHSCPLSPDLIRNEVECLKADFNHRIKEVLFNSLFSAYYVAFLPLCFVKSTQYYDMRWSCEHLIMVWINAFVMLTTQLLPSKYCDLLHKSAAHLGKWQKLEHGSYSNAPQHIWSENTIWPQGVLVRHSRCLYRAMGPYNVAVPSDVSHARFYFLFHRPLRLLNLLILIEGSVVFYQLYSLLRSEKWNHTLSMALILFCNYYVLFKLLRDRIVLGRAYSYPLNNYELKAN